Proteins encoded together in one Leishmania infantum JPCM5 genome chromosome 20 window:
- a CDS encoding phosphopantetheinyl transferase-like protein: MTKLLVANAGTWQPSPEQFSSAVEQLHREDSVRRAIESARVSATRQGSMHPSPENKARLLARHLLLCELTDCGNTQAKRQFCKRDVRLLTSAYGKPLTAPYRDGNYSVTHVAEWVCCAHSMAAPLGVDVAAVHPQDSAPFSLCLSKQELARVEAVQRKQRPSLFALFWTLKEAVLKALGLGLSTRLQMCDICLDSVKLENLSLLPNVEPASVYTAPKYRLMVSLQGNTKQAWACSCFMLPGDPPHILSVVLREEVMDGVIEVMFVSPQTALRK, from the coding sequence ATGACGAAACTCCTCGTCGCAAACGCCGGCACCTGGCAACCATCACCGGAACAATTCAGCAGCGCggtcgagcagctgcacagaGAAGATTCTGTTCGCCGCGCGATCGAGTCGGCGCGGGTTTCCGCCACGCGCCAAGGTTCAATGCATCCGAGTCCAGAAAACAAAGCACGCCTCCTGGCCAggcatctcctcctctgcgagCTAACCGATTGTGGAAACACGCAAGCCAAGCGTCAGTTTTGCAAGAGAGACGTACGTCTTCTCACCTCAGCATACGGAAAGCCACTCACGGCACCGTACCGAGACGGAAATTACAGTGTCACACACGTGGCCGAGTGGGTGTGCTGTGCCCACTCAATGGCCGCTCCTCTCGGAGTTGACGTGGCCGCTGTACATCCTCAAGACAGCGCACCATTTTCGCTATGCTTGTCAAAGCAAGAGCTTGCACGAGTAGAAGCGGTACAGCGCAAGCAGCGGCCGTCTCTCTTTGCGCTTTTCTGGACCTTAAAGGAAGCTGTGTTGAAGGCCCTCGGCTTGGGGCTCTCGACAAGGCTGCAGATGTGCGACATCTGCCTTGACAGCGTCAAGCTAGAAAACCTATCGCTCTTGCCAAACGTGGAACCGGCGTCCGTTTACACTGCACCAAAGTACCGTCTGATGGTCTCGCTGCAGGGTAACACTAAGCAGGCGTGGGCTTGCTCGTGTTTCATGCTCCCCGGAGACCCTCCTCATATTTTGTCAGTAGTGCTTCGGGAAGAGGTGATGGACGGTGTCATTGAGGTAATGTTTGTGTCTCCTCAAACTGCGCTCCGGAAATAG
- a CDS encoding cytochrome c oxidase assembly factor-like protein produces the protein MNWYENRKLDKPELAPDFQSMQSVSLKPKTQLGGPFRLRESRTGKYITNDELFQNKWTLLYFGFSKCSEICPNTLRFISEVMKACDAEYGSDSKLAAEEKNLQAVFLSIDFIRDKPDVVEQFVRKYDPRVRGLCGTREEVEAAARAWRVYYSSVDETDEERDAREAAGVAAPRIDDTYQFDHSSAIYLVGPDGKMKDFFFKEMGLNDTVSRIGVHYSDVYGFSDTRQATRP, from the coding sequence ATGAACTGGTATGAAAACCGTAAACTGGATAAGCCAGAGCTCGCCCCGGACTTTCAGTCAATGCAGTCTGTATCCCTAAAGCCAAAAACACAGCTTGGTGGGCCGTTTCGATTGCGGGAGAGCCGAACCGGGAAGTACATAACCAATGACGAACTCTTCCAGAACAAGTGGACACTGCTGTATTTTGGCTTTTCCAAGTGTTCTGAGATTTGCCCCAACACGCTAAGGTTTATCTCCGAAGTGATGAAAGCCTGCGATGCGGAATACGGCTCCGACTCAAAGCTGGCTGCAGAAGAAAAGAATCTCCAGGCCGTTTTCCTTAGTATTGATTTTATTCGCGACAAGCCAGATGTCGTCGAGCAGTTTGTGCGCAAATACGATCCGCGCGTTCGCGGACTTTGTGGGACACGGGAGGAGGTAGAggcagctgcacgcgcttGGAGAGTTTACTACTCGTCTGTGGATGAAACTGATGAGGAGCGCGACGCTCGCGAGGCGGCCGGTGTTGCGGCACCACGAATTGACGACACTTATCAGTTCGatcacagcagcgccattTATCTGGTGGGGCCAGACGGCAAAATGAAGGACTTTTTCTTTAAGGAAATGGGGCTCAACGATACTGTAAGCCGAATCGGAGTTCATTACAGTGACGTCTACGGCTTCAGTGATACCCGCCAGGCTACGAGGCCGTGA